The DNA sequence CTCTCCAGCAAGAGCAAATTCAGCTTTGACTCCATTGTTGATTTGAAACTTCGTTCCATTGAATCCACCAACTTCTTCATCGGTAACGAGTTGAAGACCAAGTGGATATTCTACTTTTTCAACTACTTCTTTGAAAGCTAGAATTTCAGCTGCTGCAGCCGCTTTCATGTCATACGCCCCACGTCCGTATATGTTTTTCCCTTTTATGATTGGCGAAAATTGGGTTTTGTTGGCAGCGACGACGTCAAGGTGGGCATTAAGAAGCATTCTAAACTTTTTGGGACGAATTTTTTCTTTGTAAACGAGGACACTTTGAACAGATTTGTTTTCAAATCGTTCAATAGTGTATTTATTTAGTGTTTTTATGGCACTGTCTAGTACTTGCTTGTTCGCGTTTGTATCACCAGTAACGGAAGGAATACTTATAAGCTTTTTTGTTAAATCTATTAATTCTGTGTTTTTCATTTTTAAATAAACCTTGATTCACGTTTGGTATATTTTTCAATTTTATTCTCATCTATTTCGAATCCTAGACCAGGTACTTGAGGTACGGTAACATATCCATTTTTGTCGACCACAAAACTATCTTTAACTAAATCATCTTTATAAAATATATTAACCGGTGACATGTCGTTAGGATACTTGTAGTTAGGTAGAGAAGAAACTGCAATATTGAATGCTCGTCCAATTCCTGTTTCGAGCATCCCTCCGCACCATACGCCAATTTTATTTTTTTTACATACGTCATGTATTTTCTTGCTTTCTACTAGCCCTCCTACTCGACCAGGTTTAATGTTTATTATTTTACATGCTCCGATCTCGATTGCTTTTCTCGCATCTTCTGCAGATAAAATGCTCTCATCAAGACAAATTGGTGTTTTAATTTTTTTTTGCAACGTTGCATGATCGATAATATCATCGTGAGCAAGTGGTTGTTCGATCATAGTTAAATTAAACTCATCTAATTCTTTGAATGTCTTGACGTCTTTAAGAGTATATGCTGAATTTCCATCAACCATTAAGTCAATATTCCCAAATTCTTTTCTTATCGCTTTGACTATGTTAACATCCCACTTTGGCTTAACTTTCACTTTAGTGCGTCTATATCCTTCTTCTTTTCTTAACTTTACTTCTGCGAGTGTTTCTTCAACAGAGGATTGAATACCCAAACTTTCTCCCACTGGTATTTTATATTTTGTTCCCCCGAGCAATTTTGATAATGTTTTATTTTCTGAAATTGAGTAAATCATCCAGATAGCAGTTTCTATTGCTGTTTTTGCAAAATTGTGACCGATCACATTGTGTGAATACAACTCCCTAAAATCTTCAGGAGTTCTAAACTCTATATTTAAAGCTTGTGGCACGATATATTTTTGGAGTGCAAGGTACGTTGTTTCATGAGTATCGGCTTTATAATAAGGAAATGGAAGAGCTGCTCCCTCACCCCACCCTATTATTCCATTTGTTGTAGTGGCTTTTACTAGTACCGTAGGCTTTTTTGTTATCGTACCAAAACTTGTCGCAAATGAAGACACCATTGGTATCTCAACGATTTTTATTATGACGCTTTTTAGTTTCATTTTCTTGGTGGCACTATAACATTTCTTGATACAACCATGCTAGCGATCGATGCTCGTGTTTGATTGTCTCCAACTTGTTCAATTGCTCTGTCAGCACCATTCTTTCCAGTTTCGACCACATGATTTGCATAGCTTAACATCCATTTTTCATCGTCGCCCAATCCTTGCTCAGCAACTTCCAAAACCTCTCCTGCAAATTGTTTAACTGTTAAGCCATCGATTTCACCTTGTAGTCCATCTTTTATTGCAGCGTCTCTTAGAAGTCTAAGTGTTTGCCAATCATATCGATTTATTAAGGCTGTTGCTTCAGGTAAATTGTTTATAAGCCCTGCTTGCATCGCACTTGAGGTCATCATCACTGAGCGAGCGAATGTTCCACCCTTTTTATTTAAGTGTTTGTCAGGCATGTTTGTTCCTGGATCCCGACCTTCTATATAAACGAATTCTGA is a window from the Candidatus Woesebacteria bacterium genome containing:
- the menC gene encoding o-succinylbenzoate synthase; amino-acid sequence: MKLKSVIIKIVEIPMVSSFATSFGTITKKPTVLVKATTTNGIIGWGEGAALPFPYYKADTHETTYLALQKYIVPQALNIEFRTPEDFRELYSHNVIGHNFAKTAIETAIWMIYSISENKTLSKLLGGTKYKIPVGESLGIQSSVEETLAEVKLRKEEGYRRTKVKVKPKWDVNIVKAIRKEFGNIDLMVDGNSAYTLKDVKTFKELDEFNLTMIEQPLAHDDIIDHATLQKKIKTPICLDESILSAEDARKAIEIGACKIINIKPGRVGGLVESKKIHDVCKKNKIGVWCGGMLETGIGRAFNIAVSSLPNYKYPNDMSPVNIFYKDDLVKDSFVVDKNGYVTVPQVPGLGFEIDENKIEKYTKRESRFI